AGACTGCCGAGTAATTCTTCAGGGCGCTGGCCGCCAAGGTGCAGATGTGCGAGATAATTCATGGCGCGCAGTTTAACACTGCTACATCCATATCGTTATAACCCGATATACCGATTTGTACCGATCTAAGATCATTTTCATATTTGTATATCGCGATACAACGATTTAAAGTTCGCTTCATCGCGATATAACGTTGTACCCATTGAGCACTGCAACCATGCCTATTGACCTCGACGAAATAATAAAAGCCCTGGCACACCCAGTACGCCGAGAAATTCTCAACGCTCTCAAAGACCCTGACACCTCGTTCCCTGACCAAATCCACTCCACCGAACATGGCGTATGTGCCGGTCAGTTTGATCAACTCTGCGGCCTGTCGCAGTCGACGGTCTCTGCCCACCTGGCAACGCTGCAACGAGCGGGCCTGATTACCAGCCAAAAACACGGTCAGTGGCACTTCTTCAAACGTAACGAGGAAACCATCAAGGCCTTCCTCGAAAAAATCAGCCAAGAGCTTTAACAAGGATTTCCATGCCACTCTCGCTACTCATTCTGGCGCTAAGCGCTTTCGCCATCGGGACCACCGAGTTCGTGATCATGGGCTTGCTGCCTGATGTCGCGGCCGATCTGGGCGTGTCCATCCCCGGTGCCGGCTGGCTTGTGACCGGTTACGCGCTGGGCGTGGCCATCGGGGCTCCGTTCATGGCACTGGCTACCGCCAAGTTGCCGCGCAAAGCCGCCCTGGTAACGTTGATGGTGATCTTTATCATCGGCAACCTGTTGTGCGCACTGGCCAGTGATTACAACGTGCTGATGTTTGCCCGCGTAGTGACAGCCCTGTGCCACGGCGCGTTCTTCGGGATTGGCTCTGTCGTCGCAGCAGGCCTGGTGCCTGCCAACAAGCGCGCTTCAGCGGTGGCATTGATGTTCACCGGCCTTACGCTGGCCAACGTGCTGGGCGTTCCCCTGGGCACCGCCCTGGGTCAGGCCGCAGGTTGGCGCTCGACGTTCTTTGCCGTCACCGTGATCGGTGTGGTGGCCCTGATAGGCCTGATCCGCTTCTTGCCCGCCAAGCGTGACGAAGAAAAACTCGACATGCGTGCCGAACTGGCCGCACTCAAAGGGGCTGGCATCTGGCTGTCCCTGAGCATGACTGCACTGTTTTCCGCATCGATGTTTACCCTGTTCACCTATGTGGCGCCCCTGCTCGGTGATGTCACCGGCATCTCGCCAAGCGGCGTGACCTGGACCTTGCTGCTGATCGGCCTGGGCCTGACGGTGGGCAACATCATCGGCGGCAAGCTGGCCGACAAACGTCTGGCCGCTACCCTGATCGGTGTTTTTATCGCGATGGCAGTGATGTCGACCGTACTGACCTGGACCAGCGTCGCCGTGATCCCGACCGAAATCACCCTCTTCCTGTGGGCCGCCGCCTCGTTTGCCGCCGTACCGGCGCTGCAGATCAACGTCGTGACCTTCGGCAAGGCAGCACCCAACCTGGTTTCGACCTTGAACATCGGTGCTTTCAACGTCGGCAATGCCCTGGGCGCCTGGGTTGGCGGCAGCGTCATCGCCCACGGTTTCGGCCTCACCAGCGTTCCGCTGGCCGCTGCAGCGCTGGCGATTCTGGCGCTGCTGGTCACCCTGATTACTTTTCGCCAGAACGGCAATGCCGAGCTGGCAACTGCCACAAACTGATCCTTGAGAGGGCTGCATAAATGACTACGATTTTCGATCCGATCAAGCTGGGCGACCTCGAACTGCCCAACCGCATCATCATGGCTCCGCTAACTCGCTGCCGTGCCGATGAAGGTCGGGTTCCAAACGCACTGATGGCCGAATACTACGTTCAGCGCGCATCGGCCGGCCTGATCCTGAGCGAAGCCACGTCGGTGACCCCAATGGGGGTCGGCTACCCGGATACCCCGGGCATCTGGTCCAACGATCAGGTTCGCGGCTGGACCAACATCACCAAGGCTGTACACGCTGCCGGTGGCCGCATCGCCCTGCAGCTGTGGCATGTTGGCCGCATCTCGCACCCGATGTACCTGAACGGCGAAGCACCTGTTGCCCCTAGCGCCATTGCTGCCAAAGGCCACGTCAGCCTGGTTCGTCCAAAGGTTGATTTCCCGACGCCACGGGCACTGGAAACCGCTGAGATCGCCGATATTGTCGAGGCCTACCGCACAGGCGCCGAAAACGCCAAAGCGGCAGGTTTTGATGGCGTGGAAATCCATGGTGCCAACGGTTACCTGCTCGATCAGTTCCTGCAAAGCAGCACCAACAAGCGCACCGACCAGTACGGCGGCAGCGTAGAGAACCGCGCCCGTCTGTTGCTGGAAGTCACCGATGCAGCCATCGATGTGTGGGGCGCAGGCCGCGTGGGCGTGCATTTGTCGCCACGTGCCGACTTGCACGACATGGGTGATGACAACCTGGCTGAAACCTTTGGTTATGTAGCCCGCGAGCTGGGCAAGCGTGGCATCGCCTATATCTGTGCCCGCGAGCATGTGGCCGCAGACAGCCTCGGCTCACAGCTCAAGGAAGCCTTTGGCGGCCCGTACATCGCCAACGAAAGCTTCACCAAGGAAAGCGCCAATGCCTGGCTGGCTGCCGGCAAGGCTGACGCTGTAGCCTTCGGCGTACCGTTTATCGCCAACCCAGACCTGCCTGCACGCCTGAAAACCGATGCACCGCTCAATGAGGCGCACCCGGACACCTTCTATTCCAAAGGTGCACAAGGCTACATCGACTATCCAGTGCTGTAAGCACCGGCTCCACAACGCAAAACGCCCGAGGTCAATGACCTCGGGCGTTTTGCTGTAAACCTTGCGCCAGCGCATTGGCTGAGCGTGTCCGACCCGTGAAGGTTGCCATCAAGGGCACTTTTCAAGGGGCGAAAAAAGGGGCGGTTTGACCCGCCCACATTTTTTCCCTAGTCCCTTTTTTTCCTTCTCATCATCCTGATGAATCGCGTCCTGCGATGTCCTTCTGCGTTCTTCCGTGAGCGCCGTACCAATCCGTCGATACACTTCAAATACTAGAGTTTTATTGAAATGCTGCAACCAAGGCAGTTATAGATTTTTATTACACGATAAATGCACATAAAAAATAAAGTCATTTAATTTCAATCACTTATAAAAAACCAAGTAAGGAAAAGATAATCACTTACCTAGATAACGTCGCAGGCTTACACGTAAAGTAAGCGAAGGCTTACAGCGCCACGCAGATAATATTCACTCTCATCCATGACATTTCGTTTCAAACCCAGGCTGGCAGCGCACAGGTTGAAAATCAGGGGGCTTGGCGCTAAATCATGGGCGCACAAAAAACCCCGAATCGCTCGGGGTTTTTAGCCGACACATCCCGCGTTATTGGAACAGCGACTCGCTCGACAGACCGTTGCGCTCAAGAATCTCTCGCAGACGCTTGAGCCCCTCGACCTGGATCTGGCGCACGCGTTCACGTGTCAGGCCAATTTCCAGCCCCACGTCTTCAAGGGTACTGCTTTCATGACCCCGCAACCCGAAACGGCGTATCACCACTTCGCGCTGCTTGTCAGTAAGCTCGGACAACCACTGGTCAATGCTCTGCGACAAGTCATCGTCCTGAAGCAGCTCACAAGGATCTGTAGGCCGGTCGTCAGTCAGGGTATCGAGCAGTGTTTTGTCAGAGTCAGGGCCCAAGGAAACGTCTACCGAAGACACCCGTTCATTGAGCCCAAGCATGCGCTTGACTTCGGAGACTGGCTTCTCGAGCAGATTGGCGATTTCTTCAGGGGAGGGTTCGTGATCGAGCTTTTGCGTGAGTTCACGTGCAGCCCGCAGATAGACGTTGAGCTCTTTGACCACATGGATCGGTAAACGGATGGTGCGGGTCTGATTCATGATCGCCCGTTCAATCGTTTGCCGGATCCACCAGGTGGCGTAAGTCGAGAAGCGGAACCCACGTTCGGGGTCAAATTTCTCGACGGCCCGGATCAGCCCCAGGTTGCCCTCTTCGATCAGGTCCAGCAGCGAGAGCCCACGATTGACATAGCGCCGGGCGATTTTCACCACCAGTCGCAAGTTACTTTCAATCATGCGCTTGCGCCCGGCCGGATCTCCACTTTGCGACAAGCGTGCAAAGTGAACTTCTTCTGCGGGTGAGAGCAACGGGGAGAAGCCAATTTCATTGAGGTACAGCTGGGTCGCGTCTAGCGCCCGTGTGTAGTCAATGTACTTGTGCTGTTTTGTTGCAGGTGCTTTTTTGGACTTGGTTCGAGCTGTAGGGGGTGACTCGTCTTCTTCTGACATCAAGTCGCTATCGATGTTGGAGTCCATAAGGAGCACCTCATCGTCGATGTCAAACCCCGGCGCTTCTTTGTTGAGAGCCATTGCTATAGTCCTTTGGTGAGTTCGACCTCAAGCTCAAGCATCGCCCAAGTCCTTGGCAACGCTGGAGCCTGTTCCTTATCCACATCAGGAACAGGCTGGTAACCGATCAACGGCGAGGAAGGAATTGCAATGGATCTACAGGTTTACCTTGGCGGCGAATCTCAAAGTGAAGTTTCACCCGGTCTGTACCAGTTGACCCCATTTCGGCAATTGTCTGTCCGACCTTGACCTGCTGCCCCTCCCGAACCAACAGCCTACGGTTATGTCCGTAAGCACTGACGTAGGTATCACTGTGTTTGATGATTACCAGTTCGCCGTAGCCCCTCAATCCACTGCCAGCGTAAACAACCGAACCATCAGACGCAGCTAAAACAGGCTGTCCCAAATCTCCGGCGATATCAATACCTTTATTCAAACTACCGTTTGAAGAAAATTTGCCTATCAGAATGCCATCAGAGGGCCATCCCCACCCCTTGGGTGCAGGCCCTGCCGGCAGGGGTGCAACCGCCGCAGGCGCTGTAGTTGCGGCGCCTGAACGCTTGATAACTGTCGTTTTGCTGCCCGAGGAAGACGAGACTACGGTCGTTGTCGTGCCACCTTCAGGCTTGGTTCCAGCGCGTCCGTCGAAGCGGATTGTTTGACCTGGGACAATAGTGAACGGAGCCGCGATATTGTTTCGTGCCGCCAAAGCCTTCCAGTCCCAGCCGTAGCGAAAGGCAATTGAGAACAGCGTATCGCCACGACGCACGACGTACTGGCCCGTGGTCACTGCCGGCCGCTGGGCCACCCCGTTACGGTCAACGACGTTTACGCCATTTTTCGGGGTGCTGGAACACGCTGCCAGCAAAGCCAGTGTGGCACTCAGGAATAGACCGGCCACCAGTCTCTGATAGCTTTTGGTACCCATACGCTGCGCAATGACTGTGAGACTCACCCGCCGCTCCCTTTGAAGATGGCTAAATAGTTGAACGCCAGAACTGGCCATGAATTGACGCAAGTATAACTGGCTACAGGGCTTTTACAGACTGCAAAGCCCAATCTTGACGCTGTCAGGCAATGGGCAGGGTCTTGCCGTTGCGCAATATGACCTGCGCCCGACCCCATAATTCACCCGTATCTGGACAAAGGATCAGGCCAGCGGCCCGTTGAGCAGCGGCACGAAGCGCACATTGCCGATCACCCGCCTGGCAAAACCGTGCTCTTCGCGCACGATCAACATCAGTTGCTGCACCTCGCCCGAGCCCACCGGGATCACCAGGCGCCCACCGGGAGCCAGCTGATCCAGCAATGCCTGAGGTACATCGGTGGCCACTGCCGTTACGATAATGCCGTTGTAAGGTGCCAGCGCGGGCCAGCCTTCCCAGCCATCGCCCCAGCGGAACACCACGTTGCGCAGGTTGAGTTCAAGCAGCCGCTCTTTGGCCCGGTCTTGCAGCACCTTGATGCGCTCTACCGAAAAAATCCGCTCAACCAGCTGCGAGAGTACGGCCGTTTGATAACCCGAGCCGGTGCCGATCTCCATCACCTTATCCAGCGGCCCGTCCTCAAGCAGCAGCTCGCTCATGCGCGCCACCATGTAAGGCTGGGAAATGGTCTGGTTATTACCGATCGGCAGCGCGGTGTCTTCGTAGGCCCGATGGGCCAGGGCCTCATCCACGAACAAATGCCGTGGTGTACGACGAATGACCTCAAGCACGTTCTGGTTAACGATGCCCTCTTCACGCAGGCGCTGAATCAGCCGCTCACGAGTGCGCTCTGAAGTCATGCCAATGCCGCGGTGCATCATGCCATCCTGCTCGCGTGCCATTAGCCCATGCCCTCCAGCCAGCTATTGAGGTTTTTGAAGCCATCACCAAAGGTGCGATCCAGTTGCAGCGGCGTGATCGAGACATACCCCTGCATCACCGCATGGAAATCCGTACCCGGCCCGCCGTCCTCGGCGTCACCTGCCGCAGCAATCCAGTAGCCGGCCCTGCCCCGTGGATCAACCACCCGAACCGGCGCAGCTGCGCGTGCGCGATGCCCCAGGCGGGTCAGTTGAATGCCGCGAATTTTCTCGAGCGGCAAGTTAGGTATGTTCACATTGAGGACCGTACGCGGCGGCAAGTCCAGCGATGCGTGGGCTTCAAGCAGCTTACGGGCAAAAAACGCTGCAGTCGGCAAGTTGTCCACCTGGCGCGACACCAGCGAAAAGGCAAATGAAGGACGATCCAGAAAGCGCCCCTCAAGTGCCGCCGCCACAGTGCCGGAATACAACACGTCATCACCCAGATTGGCGCCCAGGTTTATGCCTGATACCACCATGTCCGGCTGCTGCTCCAGCAAGCCGTGAAGGCCCAGGTGCACGCAATCGGTGGGTGTGCCATTGATGCTGATAAAGCCATTGGCCAAGGTGTTCGGATGCAAGGGACGGTCCAGCGTCAGCGAGCTGCTCGCTCCGCTTTTGTCCTGCTCGGGCGCAATGACCACGCACTCGGCGTAATCGGCCAATGCGCCATAGAGCGCAGCCAGGCCCGGGGCAGTCACCCCATCATCATTTGAAATCAGAATACGCATAGGCTTTCCGTTTGATCCAACGGCACCAGATCAACAAGCTCTCGCACCAGGACAGTGGCGAAGCATCCGGCCGGCAAAACAAATTCCAGTTGCAGAATGTCAGGCTCCGGATAATGCCACGTCAACCGGCCAATGGGCAGTCGCAGGATGCGGCGCTCATGGCTCATGCCGGCCCGGACCAGCCAGTCACGCAGTGCCGCTTCGCGCTCTGCGATGGACTGCTCCAGCGCGTGGGTCACGCCGGTGGTCGGTGATTCGCCTTCACCCCACTGCGGACCGGTGGGGTGGAGGTCGAGAATGGCCAGACGCGGGTCGCTGCACTCGGCCTCGCCAGCCGGAAAAAAACTGCGGCTGTCGGTAAAGGCCAGCAAATCGCCGACCTGTGCCCGCTGCCAGCTGCCATCGGCCACCCGCGCCGCCAGCACCTGATTGAACAGATAGCTGCGGGCGGTGGACAGCAACCGCGAACGAACGTTGCGCTGCTCAGGCAAGGCCTTGCGCGCAGCATAGTCACGGGCCTCGCCAAGGTTGCCGCCCTGCCAGCCGAAACGCTGGGTACCGAAGTAGTTCGGCACGCCCTGCCTGGCTATCAGCTGAAGGCGCTGTTCCAGTGCGTCTTTGTCCCCGGCCATTTGCGTCAGGCGCAAGGTGAAACCGTTGGCCGCATGGGCCCCACGCTGCAATTTGCGTTTGTGGCGTGAGGTTTTGAGAATTTTCAGCGTGTCGTTTTCTGCGCCCGACAAGTCAGGGTCTGCCTTGCCCGGCAACTGCACGCTGAACCACTGGCGGGTCAGCGCCTGACGGTCCTTGAGGCCCGCGTAGCTGACCGTGCGCAAAGGCACGCCCGCCGCCTTGGCAATGCGCCGGGCTGCTTCTTCGGTGTTCAGACCGCGTTTTTCGACCCACAACCATAGGTGCTCGCCGTCTCCGGACAGCGGGATATCCAGTACTTCGTCGACCTGGAAATCCTCTGCCGTGGCTTTGAGCACCGCTGTGCCCAAGGCTTCGCCGTAGGCTCGCGGGCCCAGCAACTCAAACTCGTTCATGCGCGAACCAACAACGCGATGGAATGCACCGCGATACCTTCTTCACGCCCAACGAAACCGAGTTTCTCGGTAGTAGTGGCCTTTACGTTTACCTGGTCCAAATCAACCTCTAGATCCGCCGCAATCAGCGCACGCATCGTTTCAATATGCGGTGCCATTTTCGGCGCCTGAGCAATAATGGTGTTGTCGACATTACCGACTTTCCAGCCCTTGGCATGGATCAGACCCACGACATGACGCAACAGGACGCGGCTGTCAGCGCCCTTGAAAGTCGGATCGGTGTCCGGAAAATGCTTGCCGATGTCGCCCAGTGCGGCAGCACCCAGCAAGGCATCGCTGAGGGCGTGCAACAAGACATCGCCATCAGAGTGGGCCAACAGCCCGAATTTATGGGAGATCCGCACGCCGCCCAACGTTATGAAATCGCCTTCAGCAAAACAGTGCACATCATAGCCGTGGCCAATACGCATAAAAAAACGCCCCGATTAAGTCAGGGCGTGATTCTACCTACTTTGACCAACATTGGGCGCTATTAGCAACTCAGCGCATTGGCGTGATGACGCAAGTGGTCGTCGATAAAACTGGCGATGAAGAAATAGCTATGGTCGTAGCCCGGCTGCAAGCGCAAGGTCAACGGGTAGTCGGCCATCCTGGCAGCCTGTTGCAGCACTTCAGGCTTGAGCTGAACCGCCAAAAAATCATCCCGGTCACCTTGATCAACCAACAGCGGCAGCTTTTCACGCGCCTCCGCCATCAACACACTCGCATCCCACTCACGCCAGCGCGCACGCTCCTCACCCAAATAATGGGAGAACGCCTTTTGCCCCCACGGGCAGTCCATGGGATTGCTGATCGGCGCAAACGCTGACACCGACTGATAGCGCCCCGGGTTGCGCAGCGCACAGACCAACGCCCCGTGCCCGCCCATCGAGTGCCCGCTGATGCCTCGCTTTTGCGAAGCCGGGAAATGAGCCTCTACCAACGCTGGCAATTCCTGCACCACATAATCGTGCATCCGATAATGCTTGGCCCAAGGCTCTTGAGTCGCATTCAGGTAAAAGCCCGCACCCAGACCGAAATCCCAGGCGCCCTGCGGATCATCCGGCACACCTTCGCCACGGGGGCTGGTGTCCGGTGCGACGATAATCAGCCCCAGTTCGGCGGCCATCTTCATCGCACCGGCCTTATGCATGAAGTTTTCATCGTTACAGGTCAGGCCAGACAGCCAGTACAGCACCGGCAGCTTTGCGCCCTGCTCGGCCTGGGGTGGCAAGTACACGGCAAATACCATGTCGCAGCCAAGCACCTCAGAGTGGTGCTTGTAGCGTTTATGCCAGCCACCGAAACTTTTCTGGCAGGACAGGTTTTCCAGGCTCATGGTCGACCTCAGAAGTGGATGACCGCACGGATGCTTTTGCCTTCGTGCATCAGGTCAAATGCCTTGTTGATATCTTCCAGGCCCATGGTGTGGGTGATGAAGGTATCCAGCGGGATCTCGCCGCTTTGCGCCATGTCGACATAGCTTGGCAACTCAGTACGACCGCGCACGCCGCCAAATGCCGAACCGCGCCAGACGCGACCGGTCACTAGCTGGAACGGACGGGTGGAGATTTCCTGACCGGCACCGGCCACACCGATGATCACGGACTCGCCCCAACCCTTGTGGCAGCACTCCAGTGCCGCACGCATCAGGTGCACATTGCCGATGCACTCAAAGGAGAAGTCGACACCGCCGTCGGTCATGTCGACGATCACTTCCTGAATCGGACGATCGAAGTCTTTCGGGTTCACGCAATCAGTGGCACCTAACTGCCGGGCGATTTCAAACTTGGCCGGGTTGATGTCGATGGCAATGATGCGCGCCGCCTTGGCTTTAACCGCGCCGATTATCGCAGACAGACCAATGCCGCCCAGACCGAAGATGGCCACCGTGTCACCCGGCTTGACCTTGGCCGTATTGAGCACCGCACCAATACCAGTGGTCACGCCGCAACCCAGCAGGCAAACCTTCTCCAGTGGTGCATCTTTCTGAATTTTCGCCACCGATATTTCCGGCAGTACGGTGTACTCCGAGAAGGTCGAAGTCCCCATGTAATGGAAAATCGGCTGCCCCTTGTAGGAGAAGCGCGTAGTACCGTCTGGCATCAGGCCTTTACCCTGGGTAGCGCGAATCGCCTGACACAGGTTGGTTTTGCCAGACAGGCAGAATTTGCACTGGCGACACTCAGGCGTGTACAGAGGGATCACGTGATCACCGACAGCAACCGAGGTCACGCCCTCGCCGATTGCCTCGACGATAGCGCCGCCTTCGTGGCCCAGGATCGACGGGAAGATGCCTTCCGGGTCAGCGCCCGACAAGGTGTAGGCATCCGTATGGCAAACGCCCGACGCCACAACCCGCAGCAGCACTTCGCCAGCCTTGGGCATGGCAACGTCAACTTCTACGATTTCCAGCGGCTTTTTGGCCTCGAACGCTACGGCAGCACGTGACTTGATCATCGATCGTCTCCAGCAAAGTAAAAACAAGACGCCGAGTGTAAATCAGCGCTGAGTGATTAATAATCCGGGCAAAAGCAAAACATTATTGCCATACAGGGATAATCAGCCGTGAATGAAAACCGCTGGGAAGGCATAGACGAGTTTGTGGCCGTGGCCGAGTGCAGCCAATTCACTGCAGCGGCGGAACGCCTAGGGGTTTCATCGTCACACATCAGTCGCCAGGTGGCCCGCCTCGAAGAGCGCCTGCAAACCCGCCTGTTCTATCGCAGTACCCGAAAGGTGACGCTGACCGAAGCCGGGCAAACCTTTTTACAACATTGCCAGCGCCTGCAAGACGGACGCGAAGAAGCACTTCGAGCGGTCGGTGATCTGGCCAGCGAACCCAAAGGCATGCTACGCATGACCTGTGCGGTGGCCTATGGCGAGCGTTTTATCGTGCCGCTGGTTACGCGCTTTATGGGGCTGTATCCGCAGTTACGGGTCGATATAGAACTCAGCAATCGACCGCTGGACCTGGTGCATGAAAGCCTGGATCTGGCTATTCGGCTGGGGCGCTTGCAGGACTCAAGGCTGGTGGCCACGCGGCTCGCGCCCAGACGCATGTATGTCTGCGCGTCGCCTTCTTATCTGGAACATTATGGCCGCCCTCACAGCCTGTCGGAGCTGAGTCGACATAACTGTTTGATTGGCAGCTCGGATCTATGGCAATTGCAGCAGGACGGGCGAGAATTTTCGCAAAGGGTGCAAGGTAATTGGCGCTGCAACAGCGGGCAGGCGGTATTGGACGCAGCACTCCAAGGTGTAGGGCTTTGTCAGTTACCGGACTATTACGTGCTTGAGCATCTGAAGACCGGGGCACTGGTGTCTTTGCTCGACACCCACCAGCCGCCCAACACTGCGGTTTGGGCGCTATACCCGCAACAGCGGCATTTATCGCCCAAAGTCAGAAAGCTGGTGGATTATCTGAAGGAAGGTTTGGCCAGACGGGAGGAGTATCAGGGGTGAAGTGCCGCTCCTGTAGCCACTGACAAGGAACGAAGGCTGCGAAAAGGGCCGAAGGTCCTTCAATATCCAGTGGCCGCTTCGTACCTCGTCAGCGACAAAGGCTTACGGGCTTTGATTTTCAGCGATTTGCCCAGCGCAAGCGCAACCACTCAAGATCTTCGGGGCGGGTGACCTTGATGTTGTCCGAACGGCCTTCGATCAGACGCGGGGCCAGGCCGGCCCACTCCATCGCCGAAGACTCGTCGGTGATGGTCGCATCGGCCACCAGACTGTCAGCCAAGGCTCGGTGCAAGGCCCCCAAGCGGAACATCTGCGGCGTATACGCCTGCCAGATCAAGCTACGGTCAATGGTTTCAACCGCGCGACCATTTTTGTCCACGCGCTTGAGCGTATCCCGCGCCGGAACCGCCAGCAAACCACCCACAGGGTCGTCAGCCAGTTCGCTCAACAGCTTGTCCAGATCTTCGCGTGACAGGTTTGGACGTGCCGCATCGTGAACCAAAACCCAATCGTCATCTGCCGCACCTTGTGCATGCAGGTGCAGCAGCGCATTGAGCACCGAGTCCGCACGCTCGCGCCCACCGTCCACCCGAACGACGCGGGGGTTTGTGGCGCAAGTCAACGTCGGCCAAAAGGGATCATCAGAAGCGACACTGACCACCAGCCCCTTGAGGCCCGGGTGGTCGAGAAAACAGCCAAGGCTGTGTTCGAGAATACTGAGTCCGCCCAGCTGCAAATATTGCTTGGGACGGTCTGCGGCCATACGGGCACCAACGCCCGCGGCAGGGATCACGGCCCAGAAGGCCGGTGACGAAAAACTCATTGGGCCAACTGATAGAGGGTTTCACCCTCTTTGATCATGCCCAACTCATGGCGAGCACGCTCTTCAACGGTCTCCATGCCTTTTTTCAGCTCAAGCACTTCCGCATCAAGCACGCGGTTACGCTCCAGCAAGATCTCGTTTTCAGCACGCTGATCGGCGATTTGCTGGGTCAGGTCGGTAACCTGCGCCAAACTGCCATTCCCCACCCACAGGCGATACTGTAGGGCAGCCAGCAGCAAGAGCAAGATGAGAAACAACCAATTGGGACTGCGCATCGAATATCAGGTATCCAGTGAAAAGACAGCCATGCCGACAAACGTAAACAACTAATAGTACAAAGCCTGGAAGAACCAGGCTTGTACTGATAAGCATCAGATTAATGTCAAAAGCCTCACCTTGGCGAATTTTCCGACACAATCTGCTGTCTTTTTACCATTCAACACTCAGCCGCGGAATTCGCTGCGGCCGTTGTACTTGGCTTTTGCACCCAACTGCTCTTCGATACGCAGCAGTTGGTTGTACTTGGAAACGCGATCGGAACGGCACAGCGAGCCAGTCTTGATCTGGCCTGCAGCAGTACCCACTGCCAGATCGGCAATGGTGGAGTCTTCGGTTTCGCCGGAACGGTGCGAAATCACTGCAGTGTAACCAGCGGCCTTGGCCATCTGGATAGCTTCCAGTGTTTCAGTCAGGGTGCCGATCTGGTTGAACTTGATCAGGATCGAGTTGGCGATTTTTTTATCGATGCCTTCTTTCAGGATCTTGGTGTTGGTTACGAACAGGTCGTCACCTACCAGCTGAACTTTCTCACCGATTTTATCGGTCAGGATTTTCCAGCCATCCCAGTCAGACTCGTCCAGGCCATCTTCGATGGAGATGATCGGATAGCGCTGAGTCAAACCTTTCAGGTATTCAGCAAAACCTTCGGAGTTGAAGATCTGGCCTTCGCCCGACAGGTTGTACTTGCCATCTTCGTAGAACTCGCTGGCCGCACAGTCCAGAGCCAGGGTCACGTCAGTGCCCAGGGTGTAACCCGCGTTTGCGACCGCTTCGGAGATCACTTTCAGTGCATCTTCGTTGGAAGCCAGGTTAGGTGCGAAACCGCCTTCGTCGCCCACGGCAGTGTTCAGGCCACGGGCCTTGAGCACAGCTTTGAGGTGATGGAAGATTTCGG
This genomic stretch from Pseudomonas deceptionensis harbors:
- the eno gene encoding phosphopyruvate hydratase, which produces MAKIVDIKGREVLDSRGNPTVEADVLLDNGIIGSACAPSGASTGSREALELRDGDKSRYLGKGVLKAVANINGPIRDLLLGKDPVDQKALDHAMIALDGTENKGSLGANAILAVSLAAAKAAAQDQDLPLYAHIANLNGTPGVYSMPVPMMNIINGGEHADNNVDIQEFMVQPVGAKTFSDALRMGTEIFHHLKAVLKARGLNTAVGDEGGFAPNLASNEDALKVISEAVANAGYTLGTDVTLALDCAASEFYEDGKYNLSGEGQIFNSEGFAEYLKGLTQRYPIISIEDGLDESDWDGWKILTDKIGEKVQLVGDDLFVTNTKILKEGIDKKIANSILIKFNQIGTLTETLEAIQMAKAAGYTAVISHRSGETEDSTIADLAVGTAAGQIKTGSLCRSDRVSKYNQLLRIEEQLGAKAKYNGRSEFRG